The Theobroma cacao cultivar B97-61/B2 chromosome 2, Criollo_cocoa_genome_V2, whole genome shotgun sequence genome includes the window TTAAAATGTGTCATTTGTAAAGCAATGCTAACAATGCTAGATTCTATACTTCCTTATTTCCATTTTCCCTCATCTAGTAAATGAACTATTTTGATTGTAAGGGACCCCAAGGAAAAGATTCAGGATAAGAACTTGTTTTTAAgcaatgaaattaaatcaagGAAACTTGATAATGAAATGATTGTTCCAGCATTTGTCTAGAAACAGCCGTACATATCCAGACATTCATTTAGTTATACACAAGAGAAAGGTCAGAAGTAAACTACCATGACGCAGGAGGTGTCATATGAAAGGAGTCGCAAGCctttttgctttctttgaGATACTCTTCTGCTGCATGTAGAGCAGCTGCAGCGTTCTCAGCAGACTTTTCTGCATTCCCTTCTTCAAGGATTAATCCATGTAGATAGTATGCAACAGCCTGGAATAAAAGGATATGTCATATTCACTGTTAGATGCTGAAGTCTACCATCCAGAGGACAAAAGGTGAGGTTCAGCATTCTATATAAATCATTACAACAAGAGACTGAAACAGTTTTCTTCTAGGGCTAGATTCAAAAGCTTTAAAAAAGTGTTTTAAACAGAGAAATTAGGCATTTCACATGCAAATATGGAAGGGACTAGTAAATATTGAGAGAATTGATCTCCATAAATGTCTATCATATGGACTCTAAGGCTGGGTTTGAGTTAGAGAGAATAATCAAATTGCAGAAATCAGAACCCACTCAACCTCTTTGCAGACTGAAACTGATAACCGTTGATAAAGTAACATTCTTTATTACATTTACATCCTCCCTGGGGACCTATATACCTTGTACTTTTTTGTCAAGGTAACTGGTTAGATAAAACATTAGCCATAGACCTCGACCAAAAAGACCAAATGAGATGGTGATGAACTACTAGCTCCTGAAGAGACGTTTGCATGTTCAAATCCCAACCACATCAAACACTCTTATGTCTACTTTTGCTACAAAATAACTAGTGCGAGTAGCAGCCCAGTGGGTGGTTATGGAGATTTATACCTTAGCTTCAACATGCTTCCACCGAATGAAAAGCTTATGCTTTTCTCCCCATCCATTTGCTAGAGGAAGGTCCATTATGTGCTCCTGAGCCTGCATTAAATGTATGAACAAGACATCATTAAAGGTTAAAATTAACCACTTCAGAGTCCAATAAAGTTAAGCTTCCATCAGATTGATGAGTAACTACggaaagagaataaaatatataatttgacTAATACTTTCCACTTAATCTTGATGGAGgagaaaagaagcaaagatcACAAACACTAGCTGAAAAACTTATGTTCATCACTTGACCTTAGTTTAGTACAAGCAcccaacataaaaaaaatataataaaggaaaaaagaaaacctacTGCCTGCATGGAATGACCGATGAATTTACCTGATGCCAGTATTTAACCATCTCACACGCTAGCCTCCTTTTCACTGCCAGTGTGGCCTTGATACTATCAATTGCCATTCCTAGTTGAATCTCAACACCCTGTAAATTTGGAAAATAGAGGCAGCAGAAGGcaggaaaagagaaagaaagaaattagagCAAGAAGTGTATATTAGTTTTTCAGTGGAAACAATTAACATTAGCCagaaaataagttttaatgtACACAATTCTGACTGAACTAAGCCTCCAAGAAGCATCAATTTAACAAGTTTAAGTTGTATATTGATCATCCTTCATCAGTCTAAATCTAAATATGTCTTGATCAGAATAACTCCAAAACGTTTTTAGgaaatcatttctttttcagaACAAGGTTGTGCTCCCAGTTTGTTTCAAGTGTTTTTGGCTCGACATAAATGTTGGTCCTACACATTTCAGGGCAGATAAAACTATTCAGAATCAACTGCCCATATGATTAACCAAACATTGCCTGGTAGAATTTGCTATATACCTGAATGTCTGTCAACTCAATATATCCTAATTGCACATCTGAAAGCAATTCCCCTCTGCTCCCATTCTGTTCTTATTTCACTCTTAACCAATAACTCAAATAACATTCATCACTACTATTATCCcaaaaaacatttaaacaCTGCCAGGCAATGACTAACAATTAGAGAATCGACTTTAGTTCTACAACAATCCACTTTgttgttttccattttctttaaaattacaAGCATGCAATTTGAGTTGTACCTGTATACTATATAGAATGCATCCTCTATTGTTGTTACTGCAAAGTTTGCCATCACTTAAATATAAGATAACCAATTTCTATATATAGATCTAAATAATGAATATCAGGGCCTTAatcaaaagaagcaaaaaaagcAGAACATCAGCTGGGTAgttatatattatcaaattacCTGGCCTAATGCTTGCAAACAAAGGGCTTTAAGCACTCCCTCTGTCAGGTCTAATGGCAAATCCTTCCTGCAATAAGCAGTAGTTTTAGGCACTGTTTAGTCCTCTTAGTGTATTATAATACATAAGGAAAAGGAAACCTGTATTAGAACTCAAATCTTTTGAGCAAACCTAAGTTCTGAGGGTAGTTGGGGGAGAACTTGCTGGACAGCAAAATCCAGATATCCGGCTGCCTTTAAGAAGATATCAATGGAAGCTCGCTTGCActcttaataaaaataatggaaaGCGGTCAGACTAGCAGAGAAGGTCACAAGTTAAGAGCAAGGAaaggaaattgaaagaaaCATCTGACATATTGTCCCTGCATTGCCACCTAAAGATTATCAACTCAGAGAAAGAGATTGGCATTTACCATTGCCTGACTGCCTGAGGTACCAATAACCTAAGGATCAGTTGGCATTTCCCCTTCCTTAAAGTAAGGGGATCTTCAAGTGAATAAGGGATAGGGAAGGCCACCCCTGGTTGTGGCACTCAAttaattatccaaaaaagaaaaaacattgCAAAGATGGAAAAGAAACTAGAAATTTCCAAAAATATAAGTTAACATAAAGAGTGgaattaatgtaaaattaaGAGTCAGGATCTGCTACAAGAAAGCTTCCCCTGTGAACTTTGCGGAGTGGTCTCATGCATTCAAGGGGTAGATTCATTCATGGTATTATTAAAGGAGCCAGTCTCAGACTAAAAAAGCTTATTTGTGTCAGCATTGTAAGATTGGCCGAAGCAACCTTGCTTATTGATGCAAGTAAATTCAAAGGATGGGCATCCTTCATACAAGCATGCATCAATAGTTGCACTTCTAAATTTATGTATCGTTTACAAAACTAAGGGACTAAGGCAGTTATGATGCATAATGCAACCTTTGCTACACATAGTTCTCAGTAATCCTTCGCATGGCACCTTTTCATATCTGTATCATAAATAGAAGGGATTTATGCAATATGCATTTTTCATGTACAGTACACTCTCTGAAATGATGAAGTTCATGGAGTAATACAGATACAAGTCATAACTAGTTTGGTTGGCACTTGTATACTCAAGAACTGCATGGAACAAATTTTTTCCACATGCTTTCTCAGTCCTCTATTACCAAGACTACAAAAACCTTAAGAGAGAATAAGAACAGGCTACAGCAGATGGATAAGAAAGAATTAATTAGTCTCACCTTCTGATACTTTAGATTGATAACCATCAGCAGATGTGTTAGGAAGAAGCAATAAATTGGCCTGTGATAACGATAGAATTGCCATCAATTGCAAAACTGATAGTACCTCATACCAAGAATCTGACATGGTAGTCTCCTGCATGATAAAAAgctttttgaaaatgaaactGTAGCAATTGAAGGGACTCagctattaaaaaaaaaaaaagggggatTCACATCCGATAATTCACCTCCACTTCATCTTCCTGATTTACCCAACAGAATTGCAAGTTATGTTTTAGCTGGTTACCTGTAAGTGgtcaaaaagataaaagactTATTCTGAAACAGAGGACATGACAAAAAT containing:
- the LOC18608431 gene encoding uncharacterized protein LOC18608431, whose translation is MGCLLSTPDVAGETRRRPKNIGEIVVFVPGLRIPMPLDFAQPLGDGLSKSLVERLSALRTRIVVMAGQEAPMTTKRRRTATQHGGSTLADLQQGLEDYLPVLLGLVENGNQLKHNLQFCWVNQEDEVEETTMSDSWYEVLSVLQLMAILSLSQANLLLLPNTSADGYQSKVSEECKRASIDIFLKAAGYLDFAVQQVLPQLPSELRKDLPLDLTEGVLKALCLQALGQGVEIQLGMAIDSIKATLAVKRRLACEMVKYWHQAQEHIMDLPLANGWGEKHKLFIRWKHVEAKAVAYYLHGLILEEGNAEKSAENAAAALHAAEEYLKESKKACDSFHMTPPASCNPPLWGASKYLSERIPKDVSSKTFNWDSQNHEMIMQLAPALPDFVLSLKPDDYQLPSMDPSWNDLQVQNLFPTK